The Streptomyces cyaneogriseus subsp. noncyanogenus region TCGGGAAGCTCATCGCCGCGGCGCACCGGCGCGGTTGGGAGGTCGGGGTGATCGCCACCCCGACCGCCGCGGCGGACGGATTCCTCGACACCGCCGCCGTCGAGGCACAGACCGGCCGCCCGGTCCGCGCCGGGGCGCGCCGTCCGGGCGACCCGCGCCCCTTCCCGCCGCCGGACGCCGTGATCGTCGCGCCGGCCACCTTCAACACCCTCAACAAATGGGCCGCCGGCATCGCCGACACCCTCGCCGTGGGCACCCTGTGCGAGGCGTACGGGCTCGGCGTCCCCCTCGCCGTCCTGCCGTGCGTGGCCGACGCGCTCGCCGCCCACCCCGCCTACCGGGAGAGCGTGGCCCGGCTGCGCGCCATGGGCGTCCGCTTCGGCGACCCGTACACCGGCGCGCCCGAAGAAGGCGCGGGGCGCCGGGAGTTCGGCTGGGAACGGGCGCTGGACCTGCTCGACGGCTGAGCGGGCCGGACCTGGAGTGCACGCGAACACGTAGGCTCGACTCCGCTACCGAACGCGAAGGAGCAGCGGCAAGGATGCAGTATGTGAAGCTCGGTTCGACCGGCCTGGACGTGTCGCGGATCTGCCTGGGGTGCATGACCTACGGGGTCCCCGACCGCGGCGTGCACGAGTGGACTCTCGACGAGGAGGCCGCGCGCCCGCTGATCCGGCAGGCGCTGGAGGCGGGCGTCACCTTCTTCGACACCGCCAACATCTACTCCGACGGCACCAGCGAGGAGATCGTCGGCCGGGCGCTGCGCGACTTCGCCCGCCGGGACGAGATCGTGCTCGCCACGAAGGTGCACTACCGGATGCGCCCCGGGCCCAACGGCGCCGGCCTGTCCCGCAAGGCGATCATGACCGAGATCGACCACAGCCTGCGGCGCCTGGGCACCGACTACGTCGACCTGTACCAGATCCACCGCTGGGACGCGCACACGCCGATCGAGGAGACCATGGAGGCGCTCCACGATCTGGTGAAGGCCGGCAAGGTGCGCTACATCGGGGCCAGTTCGATGTACGCCTGGCAGTTCTCCAAGGCCCAGTACACCGCGCGGCTCAACGGCTGGACCACCTTCGTCTCCATGCAGAACCACTACAACCTCCTCTACCGGGAGGAGGAGCGCGAGATGCTGCCGCTCTGCGCGGACCAGGGCGTCGGGGTCCTGCCGTGGAGCCCGCTCGCGCGCGGCCGGCTCACCCGGGACTGGGGCACCACCACCGGGCGCAGCGCCACCGACACCTTCGGCAGCACCCTCTACCAGGAGGGCGACCGCGCCATCGTCGAGGCCGTCACCCGTATCGCCGCCGGCCGGGGCGTCCCGCGCGCCCGGGTGGCCCTCGCCTGGCTGCTGCACCAGGACACGGTGACCGCGCCGATCATCGGTGCCTCCAAGCCGCAGCACCTGGACGACGCGGTGGCCGCGGTCGACCTGGAGCTGACCGACGAGGAGATCGAGGAACTGGAGCGGCCCTACACGCCGCACCCGGTCGCCGGTCACTGACCGGACGCCGCGGCGGGCACCGGCCACCCGCGGGAGGGTGGCCGGCGCCCGCCGCGAAGCCCACCGTGTCTCAGGGCCCGGTGCCGGCGTCCAGCACGGTGACGGACACCGTGGACGCGGTGCCGCCCACGGGCACCTTGCCGCCCTTCCACTCCACCCTCAGGGAGTCCCGCTCGTCCGGCGGGGTGACCAGCAGCACCGCCGGGGTCACGGCGCGGGCGCCGCTGACCTCCGGGCTCGCGAACGACAGCCCGGCCCAGGCGCTCCGGCCGGGCGCCAGCGTCACCTTCTGAGGAGAGCCGGGCGCCCGCCGCGGATCCGGGCCCACCTGGCTGCCGGAGGAGTCGGTGAAGGCGGCGCCCGGATAGCCGTACAGGGTGCAGGTGCGCGACGAGACGTTGGTCAGCACGACGGGGAAGTTCCGCTGTCCGGCGCCCGGGTCGACCCGGCCGACCGACGCGCGCAGCTCGGAGGTGTGACAGCGGCCGTCGGACCGGGCGGAGGCGGACGCGGACCCCGCCGTGTCGCTCGGCACGGCGCGAGAGGGCGGCCGCTCCCCGGAACCGGCGGGCGAACTGACGGCGGCGCTCGGCGGCGTCCCCGTCGCAGACGACTGCCGGGCGGCCCCGGCCGTGCCGTCGGTCACGGCGCTCGTCGTGGCGCCGGTCGCGGCGCCGTCCGTGCCGCAGGCGGTCAGCGCGCCCAGCGCCGCCACCGCACTCGCCAGCAGGGCCGTCCGGCGCCCGGACGGGGACGTGTTCGCCATCGCTTCTGCCCTCCAGGAGACTCACCGCGTACGGCCCTACCCGTGCCGACGCACGCGCCTACCCAGTCGAGTGTCCGCGGCCGGGGCCGGAAAAACCCGGAGGATCCCGAGAAACGGGGGAGAAGCGGAGGAGACGCGGGGGAGATGCGGGGGCCCGGGACGCCGGGCGCCCCTCACATGCCCTCGAGCAACCCCAGCTCGGCCCAGATCGTCTTGCCCTCGGCCGTGTGCCGGCTGCCCCAGCGCTGGGTGAGCTGCGCGACCAGCAGCAGCCCGCGCCCGCCCTCGTCCCATGTCTTGGCGCGGCGCAGGTGCGGCGCGGTGTGGCTGGTGTCGGACACCTCGCAGATCAGGGTCGCCGTGTCGTGGATCAGCCGCAACCGGATGGGCGGGGCACCGTAGCGGATGGCGTTGGTGACCAGCTCGCTCACCACCAGTTCGGCGGTGAACGACGCCTCCGTCAGGGACCAGGCGGCCAACTGGTCCAGCACCTGCTTGCGGATGGGCGCGACGAGCGACGGGTCGGAGGGGACGTCCCACGTGGCGACCTGGGAGGCGGGCAGTCCCCGGGTGCGCGCCAGCAGCAGGGCCACGTCGTCGGCGGCACCGCCGGGCGGCAGCAGGGCGTGCAGCACGCGGTCGCAGGTCTCGTCCAGCGATCCCGACGCGCCGGACAGGGCCGTGCACAGCAGGTCCTGGGCGGCGTCGAGGTCCAGGCGGCGGTTCTCGATCAGTCCGTCGGTGTAGAACGACAGCACCGTGCCCTCGGGGAGCAGCAAGTCGGCGGATTCGAAGGGGAGTCCGCCCAGGCCCAGCGGAGGGCCCGACGGCAGATCGATGGGCCGGGGCGTCCCGCCGGGCGGCACCATGACGGGCGGGGGATGGCCGGCCCGGGCGAGGGTACAGCGCCGCGAGACCGGGTCGTACACCGCGTACAGGCAGGTGGCGCCGACCTCGCCGGTGCCGTCGCCGCCGGTTTCCTCCGACAGCCGGAGCACCAGATCGTCGAGGTGGGTGAGGAGTTCGTCGGGTGCCAGGTCGATGTCGGCGAGGGTGCGTACGGCGGTGCGCAGCCGTCCCATGGTGGCCGAAGCCTGGATGCCGTGGCCGACGACGTCGCCGACGACCATGGCGACCCGCATCCCGGACAGCGGGATCACGTCGAACCAGTCGCCGCCCACGCCCGAGCGGGCCGCCGGCAGATAGCGCGAGGCCGCCTCCACCGCGGCGGTGGGCGGCAGGGTGCGCGGCAGCAGGCTGCGTTGCAGGGTCAGGGTCGTCTCGCGCTCCCTGGAGTAGCGGCGGGCGTTGTCGATGCAGACGGCGGCGCGGGCGGTGACCTCCTCGGCCAGCAGCACGTCGTCGTGGGTGAAGGGGTCCGGGCGCCGGAAGCGGGTGAAGACCGCCACGCCCAGGGTGGTGCCGCGGGCCTGCAACGGCACGGACATCGTGGAGTGGGCGCCGTACTCGCGCGCCCGCCGCAAGCGGGCCGCGTCCCACTCCGGCCACCGCTCCGGCTCCCCGGGGGGCATCGTCGCGACGACGGCGTGGCCCGCGGCCAGCGAGTCGGCCTGCGGGGTGCCGGCCGGATAGGTGTCCAGTTGCCCCGGCTTGGTCACGGCTTCCGGACACCCCTCGGTGATCGACCGGTGGGCCGCGCGCCGCAGGCCGACCGGCGGGGCCGGCACCGCGGGCGGCTCCCCGCCGTACTCCTGGCCGTCGAGCAGGTCGACGCTGACGAGGTCGGCGAGGACGGGGACGCACACGTCCGCCAGCTCCTGGGCCGTACGGGAGACGTCGAGGGTGGTGCCGATGCGCACGCTGGCCTCGTTGACCAACTGGAGCCGCTCCCGGGCGCGGTGCTGCTCGGTGAGGTCGTGGGCGGTCACACACAGCCCCCGCACCTGACCGCCGGGGTCCCTGAGCGGGGCGACGCGCGCCAGCCAGGCGTGGGCGCGGCTCTCCGAGGCCGCCTTGAGGTGCGCCTCCATGTCGTAGCCCTGGCCGGTGTCGAGCACCCGGCGCATGTGCTCCTCGATCTCCGCGTTCTCCGGCCGGCCGCTCATGTCGGTGGGCCGCAGGCCCCGCAGCCGGGCGGGCGGCAGCTCCATCAGCCGCGCCATCGCGTCGTTCAGACCGCGCAGGCGGAGCTGGTCGTCGAAGATCATGGTGGCGCAGGGCGACTGCCGCAGCGCCACCCCGATCAAGGGGTCGTCGGGCTGTTCGGCGTTGCTCTCCAGCGGCGTGGCCACGAGCCAGGTGGCCGGGCGGTCGCCCGTCGCCGCCCGGCGGTTGGCCAGCACCCACACCGGCAGGACGCGGCCGTCGCGGTGGCGCAGCGCCAGCGTGCCGTTCCAGCGCTCGCTCCCGGGCGGGAGAGGTGTGTGCGGGCCGGGTTCGGCCAGCAGGTCGGCCGCGGGACGGCCCACGACGTCCGCCGCCGTATGCCCCAGGAGCCGGCGGGCGCCCTCGTTCCACTCCAGCAGTGTGCCCGAGTCGTCGATGACGGCCCGGGCCGTTTCGGTCTCGTCGGACGGGTTGACCGGGCTCATGCTCGCCACTCCACGAACTCACAGTGAACGGTGTGTCACTTGGGGCGCAAGCCTAGTGCGTCGTGGACTCCAGCGGACCGGAACGTCGTACATCTCCCCAGTTCACCGTCCCGGGGGACAGACGGGCCACGGTCCACCGGGGCAACGCGTGAGAGGGAAGGACGATGCCGCACTTTTGACGGACGTGTGTGCCGCACCGTCAGAATCTGTTCGTTAACGATGGGTTATGAGCACTTCTGGTCCCCGATGAGGGAGAGTCGTCATGACAGTCACGCGCAGATCGGTCCTCGCCGCCTCCGCGGCCGCCCCGGCGGCCGGAGCGCTCCTGGGCACCCCGGCGGCCCGGGCCGCGGACGTGACGGGCGACGCCCCCGGCCGCCGGATCGTCGCCCTGCGCGACGGCTGGCGTTTCGCGCTGGTGAACCCGGGCGGGATCACCGACCCGACGGGGCAGTACGCGCAGGCCGCGGACCCGGAGTACGACGACGCGGCGTGGCGGCGGGTGGCCGTGCCGCACGACTGGAGCATCGAGCAGACGCCCACGACCGGGCACGGCACGACCAGTGGCACCGGATTCCTCCCCGGCGGCCTCGGCTGGTACCGCCTGGCCTTCACCCTGCCGCCCGCGTACGCCGGCAAGCGGATCTCGGTCGAGTTCGACGGGGTCTACATGGACGCGTACGTGTACTGCAACGGCCGGGAGATCGGCCGGCATCCCTACGGCTATACGGGCTTCGCCCTCGACCTCACCGAGGTGGCGCACACCGACGGCCGCACGCCCAACGTCCTCGCGGTCAAGGTGCAGAACCGGCTGCCCAGCAGCCGCTGGTACTCCGGCAGCGGCATCTACCGCGAGGCCCGCCTGGTCGTCACCGAGCCGGTGCACGTGGCGCGCTGGGGAACATATGTGACGACTCCTCAGGTGACGGACGACCGGGCCCTGGTGCGGGCCCGCACCACCGTCGTGAACACGACGGGGGCCTCCCGGCAGGTCGAGATGCGGTCGGTCGTCCGGGACGCGGACGGGCGCACGGTGGCCCGCGCCGTCTCCACGGCCCCGGTCGCACCGGCAGGCGAACACACCGGGACCCATGAACTGACCGTCCCCCGCCCCCGTCTGTGGGACTTCGCCACCCCGCACCGCTACACCCTCAGGACCGAACTGCGCGTCGGCGGCCGCAGCGTCGACGCCTACGACACCCCCTTCGGCATCCGCACCTTCCACATCGACCCCGAGGAGGGCTTCCACCTCAACGGCGTCCACACCAAGATCAAGGGGGTCGACCTCCACCACGACCTGGGCGCGCTGGGCGCCGCCGTCAGCATCGACGCGATCCGCCGGCAGATGGACATCATGAAGTCCATGGGCGTCAACGCCCTGCGCACCTCGCACAATCCGCCCGCGCCCGAACTGGTCCGTGTCTGCGAGGAACTGGGCATCGTCATGCTGGTGGAGGCGTTCGACTGCTGGCGGACCGGCAAGAACCCGTACGACTACGGCCGGTTCTTCGACGAGTGGTGCGAGAGGGACGCCACCGAGATGGTGCACGCGGCCCGCAACTCGCCCGCCGTGGTGATGTGGTCCATCGGCAACGAGGTCCCCGACTCCACCACCACCGCCGGGCTCGCCATGGCCGACCGGATCATCGACGCGATCCGGGCCGCCGACGACACCCGTCCCCTCGTCATCGGCTCCGACAAGTACCGCCACCTGCCCGCCAAGGGCTCGCCCGCCGACCTGATGCTGGCCAAGCTGGACGGCCTCGGCCTCAACTACAACACCGCCAAGTCGGTGGACGCCCTGCACCAGGCGTATCCCCATCTGTTCCTCTTCGAGTCGGAGTCCTCCTCGGAGACCTCCACCCGCGGCACCTACCAGGAGCCGGAGCGTCTCAACACCGGTGAGAACCACACGCCGGGCAGGCGCGCGACCTCCTCCTACGACAACAACCTCGCCTCCTGGACCATGAGCGGCGAGTACGGCCACAAGAAGGACCGCGACCGCAAGTGGTTCGCCGGGCAGTTCCTGTGGTCGGGCATCGACTACATCGGGGAGCCCACGCCGTACGACGTCTTCCCGGTGAAGGCATCCTTCTTCGGCGCGGTCGACACCGCCGGATTCCCCAAGGACATGTACCACCTCTTCCGCAGCCAGTGGACCGACGAGCCGATGGTCCACCTGCTGCCCATGACCTGGAACCACGAGGAGGGCGACACGGTCGAGGTGTGGGCGTACGCGAACGTCGCCACCGTGGAGCTCTTCCTCAACGGCAGGTCCCTCGGTACGCGGAGCTTCGACACCAAGACGACCGTCGACGGCCGCGCCTACCTGGAGACCACCGAGGCGACCGGCGACGACAAGACCTTCACCGACGGCCCCTACCCGGGGAGCTACACCAGCCCCAACGGCAGCGCGGGCAAACTCCATCTGACCTGGAAAGTGCCCTTCGAACCGGGCGAGCTCAGGGCCGTGGCCCGGCGGGACGGCGAGGTGGTTGCCACCGATGTCCTGCGCACCGCCGGGGCACCGCACGCGATACGGCTGACGCCGGACCGCGCCTCGGCCGCCGCAGACGGCCGCTCCCTGGTGTTCGTGACCGCCGAGGTGGTCGACCGGCACGGCGTGGTGGTGCCCGACGCCGGGCACCTGCTCTCCTTCGAGGTCACCGGTGGATCCCTGGCCGGACTCGACAACGGCCGCCAGGAGAGCGCCGAGCGCTACCAGGCGAGCACCCGCACCGCCTTCCACGGCAAGGCCCTGGCCATCGTCCGCGCCGGCACCCGGGCCGGGACGCTCCGGGTGACCGCCCGGGCCGACGGGCTGCGCACCGGCACGGCCGCCGTGCGGACCACCCGGGCGGCCTCCCGCGCGACCACGCCCGCGCCCGGCTTCGCGCCGGACCATCCCGCGCCCCGGACGTACCCGTACGCGGACGCCGGTTACTCCGGCCGCCCCGGCACCCTGCCCGCCGCCATGCTCGACGGC contains the following coding sequences:
- a CDS encoding SpoIIE family protein phosphatase, with the translated sequence MSPVNPSDETETARAVIDDSGTLLEWNEGARRLLGHTAADVVGRPAADLLAEPGPHTPLPPGSERWNGTLALRHRDGRVLPVWVLANRRAATGDRPATWLVATPLESNAEQPDDPLIGVALRQSPCATMIFDDQLRLRGLNDAMARLMELPPARLRGLRPTDMSGRPENAEIEEHMRRVLDTGQGYDMEAHLKAASESRAHAWLARVAPLRDPGGQVRGLCVTAHDLTEQHRARERLQLVNEASVRIGTTLDVSRTAQELADVCVPVLADLVSVDLLDGQEYGGEPPAVPAPPVGLRRAAHRSITEGCPEAVTKPGQLDTYPAGTPQADSLAAGHAVVATMPPGEPERWPEWDAARLRRAREYGAHSTMSVPLQARGTTLGVAVFTRFRRPDPFTHDDVLLAEEVTARAAVCIDNARRYSRERETTLTLQRSLLPRTLPPTAAVEAASRYLPAARSGVGGDWFDVIPLSGMRVAMVVGDVVGHGIQASATMGRLRTAVRTLADIDLAPDELLTHLDDLVLRLSEETGGDGTGEVGATCLYAVYDPVSRRCTLARAGHPPPVMVPPGGTPRPIDLPSGPPLGLGGLPFESADLLLPEGTVLSFYTDGLIENRRLDLDAAQDLLCTALSGASGSLDETCDRVLHALLPPGGAADDVALLLARTRGLPASQVATWDVPSDPSLVAPIRKQVLDQLAAWSLTEASFTAELVVSELVTNAIRYGAPPIRLRLIHDTATLICEVSDTSHTAPHLRRAKTWDEGGRGLLLVAQLTQRWGSRHTAEGKTIWAELGLLEGM
- a CDS encoding DUF4232 domain-containing protein, whose amino-acid sequence is MANTSPSGRRTALLASAVAALGALTACGTDGAATGATTSAVTDGTAGAARQSSATGTPPSAAVSSPAGSGERPPSRAVPSDTAGSASASARSDGRCHTSELRASVGRVDPGAGQRNFPVVLTNVSSRTCTLYGYPGAAFTDSSGSQVGPDPRRAPGSPQKVTLAPGRSAWAGLSFASPEVSGARAVTPAVLLVTPPDERDSLRVEWKGGKVPVGGTASTVSVTVLDAGTGP
- a CDS encoding glycoside hydrolase family 2 TIM barrel-domain containing protein, whose translation is MTVTRRSVLAASAAAPAAGALLGTPAARAADVTGDAPGRRIVALRDGWRFALVNPGGITDPTGQYAQAADPEYDDAAWRRVAVPHDWSIEQTPTTGHGTTSGTGFLPGGLGWYRLAFTLPPAYAGKRISVEFDGVYMDAYVYCNGREIGRHPYGYTGFALDLTEVAHTDGRTPNVLAVKVQNRLPSSRWYSGSGIYREARLVVTEPVHVARWGTYVTTPQVTDDRALVRARTTVVNTTGASRQVEMRSVVRDADGRTVARAVSTAPVAPAGEHTGTHELTVPRPRLWDFATPHRYTLRTELRVGGRSVDAYDTPFGIRTFHIDPEEGFHLNGVHTKIKGVDLHHDLGALGAAVSIDAIRRQMDIMKSMGVNALRTSHNPPAPELVRVCEELGIVMLVEAFDCWRTGKNPYDYGRFFDEWCERDATEMVHAARNSPAVVMWSIGNEVPDSTTTAGLAMADRIIDAIRAADDTRPLVIGSDKYRHLPAKGSPADLMLAKLDGLGLNYNTAKSVDALHQAYPHLFLFESESSSETSTRGTYQEPERLNTGENHTPGRRATSSYDNNLASWTMSGEYGHKKDRDRKWFAGQFLWSGIDYIGEPTPYDVFPVKASFFGAVDTAGFPKDMYHLFRSQWTDEPMVHLLPMTWNHEEGDTVEVWAYANVATVELFLNGRSLGTRSFDTKTTVDGRAYLETTEATGDDKTFTDGPYPGSYTSPNGSAGKLHLTWKVPFEPGELRAVARRDGEVVATDVLRTAGAPHAIRLTPDRASAAADGRSLVFVTAEVVDRHGVVVPDAGHLLSFEVTGGSLAGLDNGRQESAERYQASTRTAFHGKALAIVRAGTRAGTLRVTARADGLRTGTAAVRTTRAASRATTPAPGFAPDHPAPRTYPYADAGYSGRPGTLPAAMLDGDPATGWSNGFLKAATPLLPAFDGARAEDWVSVDYGRTRAFDRLEVSFTVDGEHSLPAAAEAAVFDGRGWRAVEGARVEWATASDTPTVITFDRVRGSRLRLTLTSRHPGRPQGAVRISRWEAPAA
- a CDS encoding flavoprotein, producing MTELDAKPFLYVVVCAAGVAADVGKLIAAAHRRGWEVGVIATPTAAADGFLDTAAVEAQTGRPVRAGARRPGDPRPFPPPDAVIVAPATFNTLNKWAAGIADTLAVGTLCEAYGLGVPLAVLPCVADALAAHPAYRESVARLRAMGVRFGDPYTGAPEEGAGRREFGWERALDLLDG
- a CDS encoding aldo/keto reductase encodes the protein MQYVKLGSTGLDVSRICLGCMTYGVPDRGVHEWTLDEEAARPLIRQALEAGVTFFDTANIYSDGTSEEIVGRALRDFARRDEIVLATKVHYRMRPGPNGAGLSRKAIMTEIDHSLRRLGTDYVDLYQIHRWDAHTPIEETMEALHDLVKAGKVRYIGASSMYAWQFSKAQYTARLNGWTTFVSMQNHYNLLYREEEREMLPLCADQGVGVLPWSPLARGRLTRDWGTTTGRSATDTFGSTLYQEGDRAIVEAVTRIAAGRGVPRARVALAWLLHQDTVTAPIIGASKPQHLDDAVAAVDLELTDEEIEELERPYTPHPVAGH